A section of the Arachis duranensis cultivar V14167 unplaced genomic scaffold, aradu.V14167.gnm2.J7QH unplaced_Scaffold_216540, whole genome shotgun sequence genome encodes:
- the LOC107472634 gene encoding uncharacterized protein LOC107472634, which yields MSNNDTTKKQMESSKRPIEDEKPTKADEAEDQVVTPNKDTEKLKEKNNQPHSSKEVIQGQQQVGKSITPPLPYPQRFSKETKDQHFHKFLETFKKLEINIPLAKALEQMPLALIQKGLPPKLEDPGSFLLPCTIGELTITKAMCNLGASINLIPSSLMKKLHIEEVKPVQMSLELVDKSMVYPRGVIENLLVKVDKFIYPAGFVVLDSNGDESDSIILGRPFLATARAIIDVEQGELTLRMHEESIILKVFLEPQISEEGSK from the exons ATGAGCAACAATGACACTACAAAGAAGCAAATGGAGAGCAGCAAAAGACCAATAGAAGATGAAAAGCCAACAAAGGCAGATGAAGCCGAGGATCAAGTTGTGACGCCAAACAAGGACACTGAGAAACTCAAAGAGAAGAACAACCAGCCACACAGTTCAAAAGAAGTGATTCAGGGACAACAGCAAGTGGGAAAGAGCATCACACCTCCACTACCATATCCCCAGAGGTTCAGCAAAGAAACTAAGGACCAACATTTTCATAAGttccttgagactttcaagaagctggagaTCAATATTCCCTTGGCTAAAGCACTTGaacaaatgcctct GGCTTTGATTCAAAAAGGGCTTCCTCCTAAGCTTGAAGACCCTGGGAGCTTCTTGCTGCCTTGCACCATTGGGGAATTAACCATCACTAAGGCAATGTGCAATCTAGGAGCAAGTATTAACTTAATACCCTCATCTTTGATGAAAAAGCTGCATATAGAGGAAGTTAAACCGGTACAGATGTCTCTAGAGCTGGTAGACAAGTCAATGGTATACCCCAGGGGTgtgattgaaaaccttttagTCAAGGTGGACAAATTCATATACCCTGCAGGCTTTGTGGTTTTAGACTCAAATGGGGATGAAAGTGATTCCATCATACTTGGGAGACCTTTCTTGGCCACTGCTAGGGCTATCATAGACGTAGAGCAAGGAGAATTAActctcaggatgcatgaggaaagCATTATCCTGAAAGTGTTTCTAGAACCACAAATTAGTGAAGAGGGAAGCAAG
- the LOC107472635 gene encoding uncharacterized protein LOC107472635: MFNEWDVLQNFYEGLTLKSQEALDHSAGGSLQLMKTAEEAQNLVDMVANNQYFFAHQRTRQPSQRKGVLELEGVDSILAQNKMIQQQMQQQFEQMAKRIDSLQVAAVNTSQPSTVWVQNEESQEEQQQEQVQYMHNQNSGQNEVYGETYNPSWKNHPNLRWGDNHNHNQQSWQRNTTQNNPRNN; the protein is encoded by the coding sequence atgttcaatgaatgggacgTGCTGCAGAATTTCTATGAAGGCCTGACATTGAAATCTCAAGAGGCATTAGATCACTCTGCTGGAGGGTCATTGCAACTGATGAAAACTGCTGAAGAAGCCCAGAATCTTGTGGACATGGTAGCCAACAACcaatacttctttgctcatcaaagaactcgccaaccatcacagagaaagGGAGTTCTAGAACTGGAAGGAGTAGACTCCATCTTGGCCCAAAACAAGATGATACAACAACAAATGcaacaacagtttgaacaaatggccaaaagaattgacAGCCTTCAAGTAGCAGCTGTaaacacaagccaaccatcaactgtATGGGTGCAGAATGAAGAAAGCCAAGAAGAGCAACAACAGGAGCAAGTGCAATACATGCATAACCAAAATTCTGGACAGAATGAAGTTTATGGTGAGACATACAACCCTTCTTGGAAGAATCACCCCAACCTTAGATGGGGAGATAACCATAACCATAACCAACAatcatggcaaagaaacacaacaCAAAATAACCCAAGAAACAACTAG